A segment of the Nostoc sp. TCL26-01 genome:
ACAGTTATGACAACTTTAGGTTCAACATCATCTGCGACAATAACACGCAGTCAGAATATTTTACCGTTACCAAAGTCAACTTTTGATTGATATACTTTCTGGGATTCTCTTTCGAGTAAAACTTGTTGAGGATTATCCAAAACAGATTCAACGAGAGAAAGAGGAATCTTTCTTCTTGCTATTTCAGTTTGTGCGTGACGAGAAATTTTGTATTCCATTTAAAAACCATCGCTTATGTTCAGTAAGTTTACGGTTTTGTCAGAATTTGTCACGATGGCTTTTCGTGAATGATTTATTACGGTCAAGCTATAAAAAGCAAGATACAATCATAGAATTTTAGTACGGACTCTCATACATCCACAACCAGGGCTTTCCATACCAGTTTACCTGGGAGAGGTGAGGCGATCGCTAGCCAATCGTCAAGATAACCAGTTAGCCGTGGAAATCTATCCCGAAAAGTTTGCCCAATTGCCAAAATCTTCAGCTTAATAGATATTTTCTCAATAAACAGAAATTTAGGGTGCGTCAGTATGAATAATTTCTCGATCTAGCGAGGTTTTCGCGCACTGACGCACCCTACCCACAAGTTAATTTGGGATAATTTATTTCTTGGTGGTTGCAGTCATATAGCAGGAAACAGGAAACAGAGAACAGGCTTGAAAGTCTATTAGTGTATGAGTTTTGTGGTCAATTCTGTATCTCATTCAAGTGAATACCGCTATAGCGATCGCAATCCTGATTCAATACAGTCATTCTACGCTAAGACTATCGCCTTGAGTCTGAGAGAATCAAACAAACGATGAATACTGATTTTTCCCGTAGTCATCTCTGAAAATCAAGAAAACGTGATTTTTTGTATTTAGATATACAATATTTATTAATTTTAGATTAAGATATCATGTACATTAATTTAATTACGGTGTCATTCATTAGCTTAGTTGATGGATGAGACTGTCTCATATTTAAGTTTACTGAGCATTCTGACAGTGGTATTGTTAATAAACTATACGGTTATTCAAAACTTTGATAGTTCGGAATATATGGAGAAAGAGCAATACCAGCAAATTATCCCCACACTCAATACTAGACGTGGTGTGTATGATTGGTCAGGTTCGTAAGCGATCCCTGCGTCGGGCTATGCCTATACAATTTACAATTACTTTAAGTTTAATTTTATTAAGAAACATCAAGGGTTTGGCACACTAGAGTATATGTCTAATCAACTATCTAATCAAACCTTGTCTACTCAAACTCCTAACTCATTACTTACTCTCGCTGTTGCCCCAGCTAAAGTTATCCGTGGTTCTGATATCTTACAGGCGGCAGTAGGAGAAATTGCCAAATTGGGCGATCGTCCTTTGATTGTGGCAGGTAATAGTACCATGACCATTAGTCAAGAAATTCTTCAGCCAATTTTAGCTAACCAAAATTTGCATTTTGCTCAGGCTGCCTATGGTGCAGATTGTGCTGAGACTGGTTTAAAATCTCTGAGGAAGTTAGCTAAGGAACATAAAGCTGATGTGATTATTGGCTTGGGTGGTGGTAAAGCCTTGGATACAGCTAAATTAGTTGCTCATCAGTCGCAGTTACCTGTAGTGACAATTCCCACCTCGGCGGCTACTTGTGCAGCATGGACTGCTTTATCGAATGTGTATTCTGAGGCAGGTGCTTTTCTCTATGATGTGGCTTTGTCTCGCTGTCCCGATTTACTCATCCTTGACTACAATTTAATTCAAACTGCACCACCACATACATTAGTAGCAGGAATTGGGGATGCGATCGCTAAATGGTACGAAGCCTCAGTTAGTAGCGGACATTTGCCGCAGACTTTAATTATTGCCGCAGTCCAACAAGCCAGGATATTACGCGATATTTTATTCCAAAAGTCAACTGCCGCCATACAGCAACCAGGCAGTGAAGTTTGGCAAGAAGTTGTGGATGCTACTGTCTTACTAGCTGGAGTAATTGGTGGCTTGGGTGGCGCACAATGTCGGACTGTGGCAGCCCATGCAGTCCACAATGGTTTAACTCATATCGCTGGACACAATAGCATCCACGGCGAAAAAGTCGCCTACGGGATTTTAGTGCAACTGCGTTTAGAAGAAATGGTACAGGGAAATCAACTTGCACTCACAGCCCGGCAACAATTATTAAAGTTTTACGCAGAGATTGGACTGCCACAAAAATTAGGAGATTTGGGGTTGGGTAATATTACCCTGGGCGAGTTACAAACAGCCGCCGAAATCGCTTTAGCACCTCAATCTGACATTCATCGACTACCATTCAAAGTTGCATTAGAACAATTGATGGCGGCGATGGTTTCTACTACTGCACCAACAGATAGTAGAGACTTGGTTAATCGTGTCTCCACCAGGGGAATAAGTGACGAGGTTGAGGAATGAGTTTGGATTGGATTACCCCAGCAAGTAGAATACAGCAACTACCACCTTATGTATTTGCCCGTCTCGACGAATTAAAAGCTAAGGCCAGGGAGCAAGGAATTGATTTAATTGATTTAGGGATGGGAAACCCTGATGGGGCAACACCACAACCAGTGGTGGAAGCAGCTATCAAAGCATTGCAAGATCCCGCCAATCACGGTTATCCCCCGTTTGAGGGTACAGCTAGCTTCCGTCGTGCCATTACCAATTGGTATAAGCGTCGCTATGGAGTGGTGCTAGATCCTGACAGTGAAGCTTTACCCCTATTGGGTTCTAAAGAAGGATTATCCCATTTAGCGATCGCCTACATCAACCCCGGTGATGTGGTACTGGTTCCTTCTCCCGCCTACCCTGCCCATTTTCGTGGCCCTGTAATTGCTGGGGGGAAAGTCCACAGCTTGATTCTCAAACCAGAGAATGATTGGTTAATTGATTTAGCCGCCATTCCCGACGAGGTAGCTAGACAAGCCAAGATACTCTATTTCAACTATCCCAGCAACCCCACCGCCGCCACCGCACCTAGAGAATTTTTTGAGGAAATCGTCGCCTTTGCCAGAAAGTACGAAATTCTTTTGGTGCATGACTTATGTTATGCCGAGTTAGCTTTTGATGGTTATCAACCCACCAGCTTACTAGAAATTCCTGGGGCAAAAGATATTGGCGTGGAGTTCCACACCTTATCGAAAACTTACAATATGGCTGGCTGGCGTGTCGGTTTCGTTGTGGGCAATA
Coding sequences within it:
- a CDS encoding DUF4258 domain-containing protein, whose amino-acid sequence is MEYKISRHAQTEIARRKIPLSLVESVLDNPQQVLLERESQKVYQSKVDFGNGKIF
- a CDS encoding iron-containing alcohol dehydrogenase family protein gives rise to the protein MSNQLSNQTLSTQTPNSLLTLAVAPAKVIRGSDILQAAVGEIAKLGDRPLIVAGNSTMTISQEILQPILANQNLHFAQAAYGADCAETGLKSLRKLAKEHKADVIIGLGGGKALDTAKLVAHQSQLPVVTIPTSAATCAAWTALSNVYSEAGAFLYDVALSRCPDLLILDYNLIQTAPPHTLVAGIGDAIAKWYEASVSSGHLPQTLIIAAVQQARILRDILFQKSTAAIQQPGSEVWQEVVDATVLLAGVIGGLGGAQCRTVAAHAVHNGLTHIAGHNSIHGEKVAYGILVQLRLEEMVQGNQLALTARQQLLKFYAEIGLPQKLGDLGLGNITLGELQTAAEIALAPQSDIHRLPFKVALEQLMAAMVSTTAPTDSRDLVNRVSTRGISDEVEE
- a CDS encoding aspartate aminotransferase, whose amino-acid sequence is MSLDWITPASRIQQLPPYVFARLDELKAKAREQGIDLIDLGMGNPDGATPQPVVEAAIKALQDPANHGYPPFEGTASFRRAITNWYKRRYGVVLDPDSEALPLLGSKEGLSHLAIAYINPGDVVLVPSPAYPAHFRGPVIAGGKVHSLILKPENDWLIDLAAIPDEVARQAKILYFNYPSNPTAATAPREFFEEIVAFARKYEILLVHDLCYAELAFDGYQPTSLLEIPGAKDIGVEFHTLSKTYNMAGWRVGFVVGNSHVIQGLRTLKTNLDYGIFAALQTAAETALQLPDIYLHEVQQRYRTRRDFLIQGLGQLGWDIPKTKATMYLWIKCPLGTGSTDFALDLLQNTGVVVTPGNAFGVAGEGYVRISLIADCDRLGEALHRMKQAGIRYQPETAIVGSELGV